A genomic region of Fusarium falciforme chromosome 4, complete sequence contains the following coding sequences:
- a CDS encoding Isochorismatase domain-containing protein, producing the protein MAPPNSALFVIDIQHDLAGDPKTEIPHAARIRDAGEVILSAARGISQTEGAQPPLIVFVQHEEAPEEGPLVKGSDPWKLVFEPQTNNSREILVPKTTRDTFKSNPGLAEQLKAQGIEHIVAFGVQSDCCVFETSKGALEAGFRLTLLQGAHSTYDSKEGTALEIETSIEDSLRALGAKIVQFETAVGGWKETGNLDF; encoded by the exons ATGGCTCCTCCAAACAGCGCTCTTTTCGTCATTGATATCCAACACGACCTGGCGGGGGATCCCAAGACTGAGATCCCACATGCCGCCCGTATCCGTGATGCTGGAGAGGTCATCCTTTCTGCCGCGCGTGGTATTTCTCAAACTGAGGGAGCTCAGCCGCCTCTCATAGTCTTTGTGCAGCACGAGGAAGCCCCTGAGGAGGGTCCCCTAGTCAAGGGAAGCGATCCATGGAAACTTGTCTTTGAGCCGCAGACGAACAATTCTAGGGAGATTCTCGTGCCCAAGACCACTC GAGACACGTTCAAGTCAAACCCGGGACTCGCTGAACAGCTGAAGGCGCAAGGAATCGAACATATCGTGGCGTTTGGAGTCCAAAGCGACTGCTGTGTATTCGAGACAAGCAAAGGTGCCCTCGAGGCCGGGTTTCGACTTACGCTACTGCAAGGAGCCCATTCGACTTACGATTCCAAAGAGGGCACTGCACTTGAGATTGAGACGAGTATTGAAGATTCATTGAGGGCTCTTGGTGCAAAGATCGTTCAGTTTGAAACTGCGGTGGGCGGCTGGAAAGAGACGGGGAACTTGGATTTTTGA